In Haloimpatiens massiliensis, the following are encoded in one genomic region:
- the queA gene encoding tRNA preQ1(34) S-adenosylmethionine ribosyltransferase-isomerase QueA — MDVKDFYFDLPEELIAQHPAEKRDESRLMVLNKNSGEIEHKHFKDILMYLNPGDCLVLNNTRVLPARLIGSKEGTGGKIEFLLLKRIDRDKWETLVKPGKKAKVGSEFIFGNGELKAKVVDIGEEGSRIVQFKYDGIFEEVLDRLGQMPLPPYIKEKLTDKERYQTVYSKEVGSAAAPTAGLHFTEELLEKIKAKGVKVAFLTLHVGLGTFRPVKVDKIEEHHMHSEYYSMSKETADIINETKKAGGRIIAVGTTSSRTLETIGEENGIVSEKSGWTDIFIYPGYKFKVVDALITNFHLPESTLIMLVSALAGRENIMNAYNTAVKEKYRFFSFGDAMFIG; from the coding sequence ATGGATGTAAAAGATTTTTATTTTGATTTGCCAGAAGAACTTATAGCTCAGCATCCTGCTGAGAAACGAGATGAATCAAGACTTATGGTTTTAAATAAAAATTCGGGGGAAATAGAACATAAGCATTTTAAAGATATACTTATGTATTTAAACCCAGGAGATTGTTTAGTGCTAAATAATACTAGGGTACTTCCAGCTAGGCTCATAGGTAGTAAGGAAGGAACTGGTGGGAAAATAGAGTTTTTATTACTTAAAAGAATAGATAGAGATAAATGGGAAACACTGGTAAAGCCTGGGAAAAAAGCCAAGGTGGGTAGTGAATTTATTTTTGGAAATGGAGAATTAAAAGCTAAAGTAGTAGATATAGGTGAAGAAGGAAGTAGAATAGTACAATTTAAATATGATGGTATATTTGAAGAAGTTTTGGATAGATTAGGACAAATGCCCCTTCCTCCATATATAAAAGAAAAACTTACTGACAAGGAAAGATATCAAACTGTTTATTCAAAGGAAGTTGGTTCAGCAGCAGCACCTACAGCAGGATTGCATTTTACAGAAGAACTTTTAGAAAAGATAAAAGCTAAAGGAGTGAAGGTAGCATTTTTAACATTGCATGTGGGACTTGGAACTTTTAGACCTGTAAAAGTGGATAAAATTGAAGAGCATCATATGCATTCTGAGTATTATAGTATGTCAAAAGAAACGGCAGATATAATAAATGAAACTAAAAAGGCTGGAGGCAGAATTATAGCAGTAGGTACTACATCTTCTAGAACTTTAGAAACTATAGGAGAAGAAAATGGTATTGTTTCTGAAAAATCAGGTTGGACAGATATATTTATTTATCCTGGATATAAATTTAAAGTAGTAGATGCTTTGATAACTAATTTTCATCTTCCAGAATCAACTCTTATAATGCTAGTAAGTGCTTTGGCTGGAAGAGAAAATATAATGAATGCATATAATACAGCAGTTAAAGAAAAATATAGATTTTTCAGTTTTGGAGATGCTATGTTTATAGGATAG
- the yajC gene encoding preprotein translocase subunit YajC, whose product MTIVTFVIMIAFFYLIIIIPENKRKKKYNAMLESLKVNDEIMTRGGIIGSIVVIKDDYVIIQSGPDKARLKMSKASIGSILNATDDVANEAKEVKESK is encoded by the coding sequence ATGACAATTGTTACTTTTGTGATTATGATTGCATTTTTTTATTTAATAATAATAATTCCTGAAAATAAGAGAAAAAAGAAATACAATGCAATGCTAGAATCATTAAAAGTAAACGATGAAATAATGACTAGAGGAGGAATTATTGGAAGTATAGTTGTGATAAAAGATGACTATGTAATAATTCAATCAGGTCCAGATAAAGCAAGGTTAAAAATGTCTAAAGCTTCTATTGGAAGTATTTTAAATGCAACTGATGATGTAGCTAACGAAGCAAAAGAAGTAAAAGAATCAAAATAA
- the tgt gene encoding tRNA guanosine(34) transglycosylase Tgt produces the protein MGKYTLLKKSHKVRRGRFETVHGTIETPVFMNVGTLAAIKGAVSSMDLKEIGCQVELSNTYHLHLRPGDKVVKQLGGLHKFMNWDRPILTDSGGFQVFSLSHIRKIKEEGVYFNSHIDGRKIFMGPEESMQIQSNLGSTIAMAFDECIPNPSPKDYVVKSVDRTTRWLQRCKIEMDRLNSLDNTVNKNQMLFGINQGGVYEDIRIEHAKTISKMDLDGYAIGGLAVGETHEEMYRIIDEVVPHLPQEKPIYLMGVGLPSNILEAVDRGVDFFDCVLPARNGRHGHVFTKYGKINLMNAKYELDDAPMDEGCQCPTCKHYSRAYIRHLFKAKEMLAMRLCVLHNLYFYNKLMEDIRNSIDGDYFKEFKEEKLASWNGRA, from the coding sequence ATGGGAAAATACACTTTACTTAAGAAAAGCCATAAGGTAAGAAGGGGAAGATTTGAAACTGTACATGGAACCATAGAAACTCCTGTATTTATGAATGTAGGAACCCTTGCAGCTATAAAGGGAGCTGTATCATCTATGGATTTAAAAGAAATAGGATGCCAAGTAGAACTTTCAAATACATATCATCTGCATTTAAGACCAGGAGATAAAGTGGTTAAACAGTTGGGTGGATTACATAAATTTATGAATTGGGATAGACCGATACTTACAGATTCAGGTGGATTTCAGGTGTTTTCACTATCACATATTAGAAAGATAAAAGAAGAAGGAGTTTATTTTAATTCCCACATAGATGGAAGAAAGATATTTATGGGACCAGAGGAGAGTATGCAGATACAAAGTAATTTAGGTTCTACCATAGCTATGGCTTTTGATGAATGTATACCTAATCCATCTCCAAAAGACTATGTAGTTAAATCAGTAGATAGAACTACAAGATGGCTTCAAAGATGTAAAATTGAAATGGATAGATTAAATTCATTAGACAATACAGTAAATAAAAATCAAATGCTATTTGGAATAAATCAAGGTGGAGTATATGAAGATATAAGAATTGAACATGCAAAAACTATAAGCAAAATGGATTTAGATGGTTACGCTATAGGAGGTTTAGCTGTAGGAGAAACTCATGAAGAAATGTATAGGATAATAGATGAGGTGGTGCCACATCTTCCACAGGAGAAACCTATATACTTGATGGGCGTTGGTCTTCCAAGCAATATTTTAGAAGCGGTAGATAGAGGAGTGGACTTTTTTGATTGTGTGCTTCCAGCTAGAAATGGAAGACATGGACATGTGTTCACTAAATATGGTAAAATAAATTTGATGAATGCAAAATATGAATTAGATGATGCTCCTATGGATGAAGGATGTCAATGTCCTACTTGTAAACACTATAGCAGAGCTTATATAAGGCATTTATTTAAAGCAAAAGAAATGCTAGCTATGAGATTATGCGTTCTACATAATTTATATTTCTATAATAAGTTGATGGAGGACATAAGAAATTCTATAGATGGAGATTACTTTAAAGAATTTAAAGAAGAGAAATTGGCTAGTTGGAATGGAAGAGCTTAA